DNA sequence from the Lysinibacillus sp. OF-1 genome:
GCTGATCAAACCAATTTATTAGCCTTAAATGCTTCCATCGAGGCTGCTCGAGCTGGAGAACATGGGAAAGGTTTCGCGGTGGTGGCTGAGGAAGTACGCAAGCTTGCTGAGGAAACAAAAAATGCCGTACAAAATGTTTCACACCTCATTAAAGAAACAGAAAGCAATATTACAACGATGGCCAATTCCGTTCTTAATGTGGATCAAAAAATTCAGCACAGTGTCAATACACAAGAGAATTTATCCAAGTCATTTAATGATATTGCCGATGCTGTTTCTGGCATTCAACAGCAATATGTCAACACATCAAGAGATATTTCAGCCATCTCTAATCTAATTACTGAATTATCACAGGGAGCTACGCTCGTTTCTTCTTCTTCTGACTCTCTTATTAATGTAGTTAATGAACTAAATATGTAAAATGAAAGGGAAATTCACTTTTAAAAGCGAATTTCCCTTTCTCCTTAATGTGGTAATGCACGTTTTTGCTTACGGTGCTCTCGTCTTGCTGGCCCTGTTTCAAACAAACGTTTTTCTTCATCTGTTTCAGGATAAATCGCAGGAACTGGTACTGGTTTCCCTTCCTCATTTACTGCAACCATCGTAACAAAGGATTCTGTCGTTAATTTTTCCTCGCCAGTCTCAATATTACGAGAAACAACACGAACGTAAACTTCCATAGAAGAACGTCCTGTAGACGAAACAATACTCTCGATTTCAAGAATATCCCCTACATGTGCAGCCGATAAAAAATCAACCGAATCAATAGAGGCTGTAACTACGAGTCCCTTCGCATGTTTCATTGCTGTAATAGCAGCGATTTCATCAATATAAGCTAACACTCTTCCACCGAAAATAGAATTGTGATTATTTGTGTCTGGGGGTAATACGAGACGCGATTGAACCGTACGTGATTGGCTCATTGGTACAGCGTTGTTTGGCATAATACTTGCAACTTCCCTTCATGTAATGTTCTTTCGTCATCGTATCGCAGAAGAAGAGCTGATGCAAATTTAGAATGATTTTTTCATCGAAATAAATTTCATATCGCTCATTTCCTCAATGGCCCACTTAATTCCTTCTCGTCCATAACCACTCATCTTCACACCACCATATGGCATGTTATCTACCCTGAATGTCGGAATATCATTAATAATGACAGCACCAGCCTGTAATTCGTCTGCTGCATATAAGGCATCTGACAATATATTCGTGTAAATACCCGCATTTAGACCAAGGTCCGACTCGTTCACAAGTCGAATCGCGTCGTCTAATGTTTCATATGAAACAATTGAGACGATTGGTGCGAATGTTTCCTGACAGACAATTTTCATGTCAGCTGTTACATTCGTCATAACTGTTGGTGTTAGAGTACGTTCTGTAAATTCGCCACCTGTTGCAATAACTGCCCCTTGTTCTTGCGCTTCCTCAACCCACGCTCGGATACGTTCTACCTCATTTGGATTAATCATGGCACTGACATCTGTCTTTGTATCTAACGGGTCTCCTACTATAAGTTTTTTCGTTTCTTCAACGAATGCTTCAGTAAATTCATCAATGATGGACGAATGCACATAAATACGTTGTAACGAAATACATACTTGTCCAGCAAAGTTGAAAGCACCGCTTACGCAACGACTAACAATTTTATGAATTGGCGTCGATGGTTCGACAATTACGGCTGCATTAGAACCTAGTTCTAACGTTATTTTACGCAAACCGACCTTTTCTTTAATGCTCAAACCAACTTTACTACTGCCTGTAAAGGTTACTTTTTTGACGTATGGATGCGTAACAAGTGTATCACTAAGCTCGCCACCACTTCCTGTTACGATCTGCAACGCGCCATCAGGTAATCCTGCTTCACGAAAAATTTCAGCCATCACAATAGCACTTAACGGCGTTTGTGTTGCTGGCTTTAATACAACCGTATTACCTACTGCAAATGCTGGGCCTAATTTATGTGCCACTAAATTGAATGGAAAATTAAACGGCGTAATGGCTGAGATTACACCTAATGGTTCTCGTTTTGTCCAGCCTATACGATCTCCAGCTCCAGGTGCTGCATCCATCGGAACAGTCTCACCCTTAGACTGTTTAGCTCCCTCTGCCGCAAATTGATAGGTTGCGATTGTACGATCCATTTCGGCTAATCCTGCTACTATAGGCTTCCCTGCCTCTAATGCTAAAATTTCAGCAAATTCTTCTTTACGTTGTCGCATAATCTCAACAACTTTATATAATATTTCGGCACGTTCGTAGGCTGTAGTCTTTTTAAACGATTGGAATGCCTGCTGTGCACCTTCGATAGCTCTCTCTACATCTTGTATCGATGCTTTTGCTACCTGAGCAATAACCTCACCACTATACGGAGATGTTAGCTCATAGCTTTCCTTGGCATCTTGCCACTGACCATTCATCCATAGTTTTGTTTCCTTCATCCTTCAAATGCACCTCCAAATAATCAAGTTCTCCTTTATTCTATCATGAAGAACTTGAACTTGATGCAATAGCAGCTGCACTAACCGCAGCTATCATCGCTGCTTGCTGTGCTTGGAT
Encoded proteins:
- a CDS encoding acyl-CoA thioesterase is translated as MPNNAVPMSQSRTVQSRLVLPPDTNNHNSIFGGRVLAYIDEIAAITAMKHAKGLVVTASIDSVDFLSAAHVGDILEIESIVSSTGRSSMEVYVRVVSRNIETGEEKLTTESFVTMVAVNEEGKPVPVPAIYPETDEEKRLFETGPARREHRKQKRALPH
- a CDS encoding aldehyde dehydrogenase family protein — translated: MKETKLWMNGQWQDAKESYELTSPYSGEVIAQVAKASIQDVERAIEGAQQAFQSFKKTTAYERAEILYKVVEIMRQRKEEFAEILALEAGKPIVAGLAEMDRTIATYQFAAEGAKQSKGETVPMDAAPGAGDRIGWTKREPLGVISAITPFNFPFNLVAHKLGPAFAVGNTVVLKPATQTPLSAIVMAEIFREAGLPDGALQIVTGSGGELSDTLVTHPYVKKVTFTGSSKVGLSIKEKVGLRKITLELGSNAAVIVEPSTPIHKIVSRCVSGAFNFAGQVCISLQRIYVHSSIIDEFTEAFVEETKKLIVGDPLDTKTDVSAMINPNEVERIRAWVEEAQEQGAVIATGGEFTERTLTPTVMTNVTADMKIVCQETFAPIVSIVSYETLDDAIRLVNESDLGLNAGIYTNILSDALYAADELQAGAVIINDIPTFRVDNMPYGGVKMSGYGREGIKWAIEEMSDMKFISMKKSF